CGGGCCAGCGCGATGTCCGCTTCATCGACACGGTTCGGCCCGGCGGCAAGGTCTTCGTCTATCGCAACGAGGATACCGGTTGGATCTGGCCCCCCTATCTCAAATATGACAGCGCCAACCTGCATTCCGAGGCGACCAACCTGAAGTCCAGTGGCGCCGATCCGCAATGGGTCAGCGTCACCGCCTATGGATGGCGTATTCCGTGGCTGACTGCCTATCCGAACGCCATCGCCATCGACACGCTGTCCGGGCCAAATGAACGCCCCCGCAACTGGCCCGCCATGATCATCCTTGGCGTGCTTTTCCTGCTGCTTGTGCTGGCCTGGCGCATGTGGGCGCAATTCCGGCAACGCACGATCGATCCGGCGATCCAATCCGTCGATGACACATGGGACGATGCCACAGATCGCGTCA
This region of Paracoccus saliphilus genomic DNA includes:
- a CDS encoding DUF1523 family protein, which gives rise to MYYIKVVLGVLLGVAVFMFLDYALPSKNTVRITNTYNRLTSVTSSNAIFYASEDTGTVENASGQRDVRFIDTVRPGGKVFVYRNEDTGWIWPPYLKYDSANLHSEATNLKSSGADPQWVSVTAYGWRIPWLTAYPNAIAIDTLSGPNERPRNWPAMIILGVLFLLLVLAWRMWAQFRQRTIDPAIQSVDDTWDDATDRVSSEVGEVRGRFRRWFDTFRGKPRK